The segment GAGGAACCCGGAGTGGTCTCCGACGGCGAGGGGCTCTCGGTGCCGGGGGTCTCCGTGCCGGGGGTCTCGGTACCGGGGGTCTCCGTGCCCGGGGTCTCGGTGCCCGGGGTCTCGGTACCGGGCGTCTCCGTGACGGGAGGGGTGGTCTCGGAGACCGGGGTGGCCGGGCAGGTGTGGGACAGGTTGAACCAGCCCTGCTTGACCGGGGCGGAGACCTCGGCCGAGGCGGCGACCAGCTTGGCGCCCGGCTCGGAGGTCGCGTAGGCGTGCTTGTCGCTCGGCGGACCGAACGTGGTGATGGTCTGGACACCACCCGGCTGGAACTCCACCGTCAGCTTGGTGAAGACGGCGGAGTCGCCCTTGCCGCTGCCCGGAAGCACGAAGTGCCAGCCGTCCTTGCCGGCCGGCACGGGCGGGCACTCGCCCTTCTCGCCGAACTCCTTGGCGGTCAGCGGAAGGTCTTCGACCTGGTGGAGGGGGAGCGGCGCGGGCTTGGGGGCCTCCGACGCGAAGGCCACCGGCGCCAGCGCGAGAGAACCTGCCATGGTCGCGACAAGCGTGGCGGCAGGTATGAGAGAACGTCGCATGTGCAGTCGTCCATCTATGGGATGAGGGATGCCGTGGGGGGTGGCAGGGGGCAGCCTATCCGTCGCTTTAAGTCAGCCTTAAGTCAGAGCTCTATAACGATCGCGCCAGGAACTGGTGACATCCGGCCACAACCCCAGGTGCCCACACCCTCAGAGCGCGAAGAACGCCGCCACAAGAAGAACCCCGCCCACACCCGCCGCCGACCACGCCGTCCTCCGCAGCCGCAGCCCGCCACCGATCAGCGGCGCGGCCAGCAGCAGCGCCCCGCCCAGCGGCAGCCACGCGTGCAGCCCACCGCCCCAGCCCGTCCGTACGCCCTCGTCCGTACCCGGCTTCACCACCACCGGGATCGTCGCGCCCCGCTCCGCCGCGACCGAACGCGCGATCGTCAGCGTCCGGCGGGTCGAGGAGGGGTCCTCCGGGGTGTAGCGACCGCTGCACGTCTCCTCGGTGCAGCCGGTGACGGTCAGCGTCCCGTGCTCCCGCCCCTTGGCGAGCAGGACGTGCTGGGCCGAGTTCCAGGAGGTCCAGGCGCCCGCGACCACGAGAAGGAGGGCGACCAGGGCCATGGCGGCGTTACGGACGTGCGTCATGACCCGGGATCGTACAGTCGTACCGCGAGAGCCCCGCCGGCCTCAGGAGTTGTACGCCGACTGGGCCCGCTCCAGACCCTCCGCCACCAGGCACTCCACCGAATCAGCCGCCCGGTCCACGAACCAGTCCAGGTCCTTGCGCTCCGCCGAGGAGAAGTCCTTCAGGACGAAGTCCGCCACCTGCATCCGGCCCGGCGGACGCCCGATCCCGCACCGCACCCGGTGGTACTCCGCACCCATCGCCTTCGTCATCGACTTCAGACCGTTGTGCCCGTTGTCGCCGCCGCCGATCTTCAGCCGCAGCACCGAGTAGTCGATGTCCAGCTCGTCATGGATCGCCACGATGTGCGCCGTCGGCACCTTGTAGAAGTCGCGCAGCGCCGTCACCGGACCGCCCGACAGGTTCATGTACGACATCGGCTTCGCGAGGATCACCCTGCGGCTCGCCGGCCCCGGCGGCCCCATCCGGCCCTCGACGACCTGCGCCTGCGCCTTCCCCGCCCGCTTGAACGAGCCGCGCATCCGCTCGGCCAGCAGGTCCACCACCATGAACCCGATGTTGTGCCGGTTGGCCGCGTACTCGGGCCCGGGGTTGCCGAGGCCGACGATCAGCCAGGGCGCGTTCGCGTCGTCGGTCATGTGCGTCGGGTCTCCTCGTCCAGATACGTCCACATACGAAATGCGTCCACATGCGAAAAAACGGGGTGACGGGCCGTGCGGCCCATCACCCCGTCACGTCAAGCAGAGCCTACGGCTCAGGCCTCTTCGCCCTCGGTGGCCTCGGCCTCGGCGGCCGGCTCCTCGGCCTGCGCGGCCAGGACCTGCAGGACCACGGCGTCGGCGTCGGTCACCAGGGCCGAGCCCTTGGGGAGGGTGATGTCCTTGGCGAGGATGGAGGCACCGGCCTCCAGGCCCTCCACGGAGACCGTGACGGCCTCGGGGATGTGGGTGGCCTCGGCCTCGATGGAGAGGGTGCTGAGCACGTGCTCCAGCAGGTTGCCACCGGCGGCGAGCTCGCCCTCGGCCTGGACGGGGATCTCGACGGTGACCTTCTCGCCGCGCTTGACGAGGAGCAGGTCGACGTGGACGAGGAAGCCCTTGATGGCGTCACGCTGGACGGCCTTCGGGATCGCCAGCTCGTTCTTGCCGTCCACGTCCAGGGAGAGCAGGACGTTCGGCGTACGCAGGGCGAGGGCCAGGTCGTGGGCCGGGAGGGTCACGTGCGCCGGCTCGGAGCCGTGGCCGTAGACGACCGCGGGAACCTGGTTGTTGCGGCGGATCGCACGGGCGGCGCCCTTGCCGAACTCGGTACGGACGACAGCGGCGAGCTTGACCTCGGACATGGTGCACTCCTCGTAGAAAGGTGACGACGAAAATGTGGTCACCCGGCCACGACTGGCGATGGCCTGCTACGAAGAGCGCGTCGATAACGGACCGCCGTGACCCTGTACATCCGTACGGGTACGGCCTCCCTCGCCGAGCAACTACGGCAGTCTACCGGCCCACCGCCCTACCACCCAATTCGATCACCGAAACACGACCGAGGGCCGCTCCCCCGAACGGGGAAGCGGCCCTCATGTCCATCGAGCGGCTACGGCTCAGTGCTCCTCGAAGAGGCTCGTCACCGAACCGTCCTCGAACACCTCGCGCACCGCACGCGCGATCGTCGGCGCGATCGACAGCACCGTGATCTTGTCGAGCTCCAGGGCGCCCGGCACCGGCAGCGTGTCCGTGAACACGAACTCGCTGACCTTGGAGTTCTTGAGCCGGTCCGCGGCCGGACCGGAGAGGATGCCGTGCGTGGCCGTCACGATGACGTCCTCCGCACCGTGCGCGAACAGGGCGTCCGCGGCGGCGCAGATCGTGCCACCGGTGTCGACCATGTCGTCGACCAGGACGCAGACGCGGCCCTTCACGTCACCGACGACCTCGTGGACGGTGACCTGGTTGGCGACGTCCTTGTCACGGCGCTTGTGCACGATCGCCAGCGGCGCGTCCAGACGGTCGCACCAGCGGTCGGCGACCCGCACGCGGCCCGCGTCCGGGGAGACGATCGTCAGCTTGGCGCGGTCGACCTTCGCACCCACGTAGTCCGCCAGCACCGGCAGCGCCGACAGGTGGTCCACCGGGCCGTCGAAGAAGCCCTGGATCTGGTCCGTGTGCAGGTCCACCGTCAGGATGCGGTCCGCACCGGCCGTCTTCAGCATGTCCGCCACCAGACGCGCCGAGATCGGCTCGCGGCCGCGGTGCTTCTTGTCCTGACGGGCGTAGCCGTACGACGGGATGATCACGGTGATGCTCCGGGCCGAGGCCCGCTTGAGAGCATCGATCATGATCAGCTGTTCCATGATCCACTTGTTGATCGGAGCCGTGTGGCTCTGGATCAGGAAGCAGTCCGCGCCACGGGCCGACTCCTGGAAGCGGACGTAGATCTCACCGTTGGCGAAGTCGAACGCCTTGGTCGGAACGAGGCCGACGCCCAGCTGGTGCGCGACCTCCTCGGCCAGCTCGGGGTGGGCGCGGCCGGAGAAGAGCATCAGCTTCTTCTCGCCGGTCGTCTTGATCCCGGTCACAGCACTGTCTCCTCAGACGTGTTGTCTGGCCGCATTCCACGAGCTGTCGTGCGCGTGTGCGAGCCAGCCGAATTTGTGTGCACGTATCACGGTACGCCGAGTTCGACGTACCCGTTTCCGGTCAGCTTGCGCCGGCGGAGTCCTCGGCCGCGGCCTGAGCGGCCTGTGCGGCGGCACTGCCGGGACGCTTCCGGGCGACCCAACCCTCGATATTCCGCTGCTGGCCCCGGGCGACGGCGAGCGAACCCGCCGGCACGTCCTTCGTGATCACGGACCCGGCGGCGGTGTACGCACCGTCCCCGATCGTGATGGGAGCCACAAACATGTTGTCCGACCCGGTCCGGCAGTGCGACCCGATCGTGGTGTGGTGCTTCGCCTCGCCGTCGTAGTTCACGAAGACGCTCGCCGCGCCGATGTTCGTGTACTCGCCGATCGTGGCGTCACCGACGTACGACAGATGGGGGACCTTGGTGCCCTCGCCGACCGTCGCGTTCTTCATCTCGACGTACGTGCCCGCCTTGGACTTCGCGCCCAGGTTCGTGCCCGGACGGAGGTACGCGAACGGCCCCACGGAGGCGCGCTCGCCGATGACGGCGGAGTCGGCGACGGTGTTGTCCACCCGGGCGCCGTTGCCGACGCGGGTGTCCTTCAGGCGCGTGTTCGGCCCGACCACGGCGTCCTCGCCGATGTGCGTGGCACCGGTCAGCTGCGTACCGGGCAGGACGACGGCGTCGGCCTCGAAGGTCACCGTGACGTCCACGAACACGGACGCGGGGTCGATCACGGTCACACCGGCGAGCATGGCCTGCTCGATCAGCCGCTGGTTCAGCAGGGCGCGGGCCTCGGCGAGCTGCACGCGGTTGTTGATCCCGAGGATCTCGCGGTGGTCACCGGCGACGGAGGCGCCGACCCGGTGCCCGGCCTCGCGGAGGATCGCCAGCACGTCGGTGAGGTACTCCTCGCCCTGGCTGTTGTCCGTCCGCACCTTGCCGAGGGCGTCGGCGAGCAGCTGCCCGTCGAACGCGAAGACGCCGGAGTTGATCTCACGGATGGCGAGCTGGGCGTCGGAGGCGTCCTTGTGCTCGACGATCTTGGTCACGGCGCCGGTCACCTGGTCCCGCACGATCCGCCCGTACCCGGTGGAGTCCGGGACCTCGGCGCTCAGCACGGTGACGGCGTTGCCGTCGGCGGCGTGCGTGTCGGCGAGGGCGCGCAGCGTCTCGCCGGAGAGCAGCGGGGTGTCGCCGCAGACGACGATCACGGTCCCGTCGGGCGCCTGCCCGAGCTCCTCCAGGGCCATCCGCACCGCGTGTCCGGTGCCGTTCTGCTCCTCCTGGACGGCGGTGCGGGTCCCGGCGTAGTGCTCCTCCAGGTGCCCCCGCACCAGCTCGCGGGCGTGCCCGACGACCACGACGAGGTGCTCGGGCTCCAACTCCCGGGCGGCGGAGACGACATGCCCGACGAGCGACCGCCCGGCGATCTCGTGGAGGACCTTGGGGGTCTTCGACTTCATGCGGGTGCCCTCACCCGCTGCGAGGACGACGACGGCTGCCGGGCGATTGGCGCTCACGGGAATGCCCTTCGGCTTTGGGTGGTGGACGCACGAAGGATACCGGGGGGCAAGGGGGCGGACATGAGTGCGGGTCCTGACCGTGACGGTCAGGACCCGAGTGAAGAAGCTCCCCCGCCAGGACTCGAACCCGGACATAAGGCACCAAAAGCCTCAGTGCTGCCAATTACACCACAGGGGATTACTTATAGGGCCAAAACGGACATGCCATCAGTCCTGTGCCCCGGCGGCATCCACTATGCCGTACCAGGCACCTTCCATGCGACGGTATAGCTCCGCGCTTCCCGTGACGTAGATGACGAGGCACCCTCGGTAGGCCTCCGTCGTATTCTTTCGAACGGTTCGGGGGTTGTGGCGCTTCAGGGTGGCCTTCCGGAACGTCGAGCTTTCGATGCCGGTCACGTCGGCCCAGAACCGTTCGGCTCCCGCGACGTCGGCGCTCTCGTGGATGCTGACGCGCAAGCGCAGACGATCCCGGGTCACGCCGAGGAGGTCCAGCCATCGCAGGTAGAGGGCGATGACGGTCGGGTCGCTATTGATGAACTGAAGGGACTCGCGGCGGCTGTACGTCTTGTCCTTGGCGCCCTCGGCCCAGTAGAGCGCGACTCCGGCGACGAACAGCTCCCGGTCCGACAGGGCGCCGATGGATTCCCGCGCCAGCCGCTTCGTCTCCTCCCGCTGCTCGTCCCGCGTGGCGCGGAGGCGGGCCAGGCCGGCGTTCATTCGGGCCCGCCGTTCCTCGTCCGTGTAGCGAGGCTCCGGCTTCGGCAGGTCTCTCACCCACAGCGAGATCGAGCTCTTCGAGCAGCCCAGCTCCACCTGGATCTGGTCGTAGGTCATGCCTTCGAGGCGTAGAGCGCGGGCCCTGTCACGGAGGTCGTCCTTGGCGTTCGGGCGCTTCGTCCACTCCGGTGGGGGCTCGCCCTTCACCAGGCGGTGGAGGAGGTCGTTGTTGTGGACCTGTAGGCGGTCGCGGATCTGGCGGAGGCTGAGGCCCTCGCGGCGGAGGGCGACGGCCTGTTCCCGGAGGTTGTCGAAGTCGGCGTACCGGCTGGTTTCCGCTGTCATACGAACACCCTCGTCCGGAATGCGGACGTCCAGGTCGAAAGTGCTGTCGAT is part of the Streptomyces sp. NBC_00250 genome and harbors:
- a CDS encoding LPXTG cell wall anchor domain-containing protein, producing MAGSLALAPVAFASEAPKPAPLPLHQVEDLPLTAKEFGEKGECPPVPAGKDGWHFVLPGSGKGDSAVFTKLTVEFQPGGVQTITTFGPPSDKHAYATSEPGAKLVAASAEVSAPVKQGWFNLSHTCPATPVSETTPPVTETPGTETPGTETPGTETPGTETPGTETPGTESPSPSETTPGSSESPGSSETPGGTESPSATAPAGETGGTGGTGSTGGGLAETGSSAPVGVLAAVAVALAGAGAFLVTRRRKAQQH
- the pth gene encoding aminoacyl-tRNA hydrolase, with product MTDDANAPWLIVGLGNPGPEYAANRHNIGFMVVDLLAERMRGSFKRAGKAQAQVVEGRMGPPGPASRRVILAKPMSYMNLSGGPVTALRDFYKVPTAHIVAIHDELDIDYSVLRLKIGGGDNGHNGLKSMTKAMGAEYHRVRCGIGRPPGRMQVADFVLKDFSSAERKDLDWFVDRAADSVECLVAEGLERAQSAYNS
- a CDS encoding 50S ribosomal protein L25/general stress protein Ctc; its protein translation is MSEVKLAAVVRTEFGKGAARAIRRNNQVPAVVYGHGSEPAHVTLPAHDLALALRTPNVLLSLDVDGKNELAIPKAVQRDAIKGFLVHVDLLLVKRGEKVTVEIPVQAEGELAAGGNLLEHVLSTLSIEAEATHIPEAVTVSVEGLEAGASILAKDITLPKGSALVTDADAVVLQVLAAQAEEPAAEAEATEGEEA
- a CDS encoding ribose-phosphate diphosphokinase, whose amino-acid sequence is MTGIKTTGEKKLMLFSGRAHPELAEEVAHQLGVGLVPTKAFDFANGEIYVRFQESARGADCFLIQSHTAPINKWIMEQLIMIDALKRASARSITVIIPSYGYARQDKKHRGREPISARLVADMLKTAGADRILTVDLHTDQIQGFFDGPVDHLSALPVLADYVGAKVDRAKLTIVSPDAGRVRVADRWCDRLDAPLAIVHKRRDKDVANQVTVHEVVGDVKGRVCVLVDDMVDTGGTICAAADALFAHGAEDVIVTATHGILSGPAADRLKNSKVSEFVFTDTLPVPGALELDKITVLSIAPTIARAVREVFEDGSVTSLFEEH
- the glmU gene encoding bifunctional UDP-N-acetylglucosamine diphosphorylase/glucosamine-1-phosphate N-acetyltransferase GlmU — its product is MSANRPAAVVVLAAGEGTRMKSKTPKVLHEIAGRSLVGHVVSAARELEPEHLVVVVGHARELVRGHLEEHYAGTRTAVQEEQNGTGHAVRMALEELGQAPDGTVIVVCGDTPLLSGETLRALADTHAADGNAVTVLSAEVPDSTGYGRIVRDQVTGAVTKIVEHKDASDAQLAIREINSGVFAFDGQLLADALGKVRTDNSQGEEYLTDVLAILREAGHRVGASVAGDHREILGINNRVQLAEARALLNQRLIEQAMLAGVTVIDPASVFVDVTVTFEADAVVLPGTQLTGATHIGEDAVVGPNTRLKDTRVGNGARVDNTVADSAVIGERASVGPFAYLRPGTNLGAKSKAGTYVEMKNATVGEGTKVPHLSYVGDATIGEYTNIGAASVFVNYDGEAKHHTTIGSHCRTGSDNMFVAPITIGDGAYTAAGSVITKDVPAGSLAVARGQQRNIEGWVARKRPGSAAAQAAQAAAEDSAGAS